A window of the Janthinobacterium agaricidamnosum NBRC 102515 = DSM 9628 genome harbors these coding sequences:
- the fdnG gene encoding formate dehydrogenase-N subunit alpha — translation MMQMSRRQFLGVTGATIAGSSLAMLGFMPATALAEVRQYKLSRATETRNTCPYCSVGCGLLMYGLGDHAKNAIPSIIHIEGDPDHPVNRGTLCPKGASLIDFIHSPNRLLVPEYRAPGASDWQKMSWPDALDRIARLMKADRDAHFVQKTADGKTVNRWLSTGMLAASAASNEAGYLTHKVARSMGMLAFDNQARVCHAPTVAALMPSFGRGAMTNHWVDIKNADVILSMGGNAAEAHPCGFKWVVEAKAHNKARLIVVDPRFTRTASVADYYVATRTGTDIVFLGAVINHLLTTDQINHDYVHANTDMSFIVREDFGFEDGLYSGYDKEKGRYTDKISWDYEIGADGYAKVDPTLQHPRCVYQLMKKHYARYTLEMVERTCGVPREKFLKVADTLATTAKPGRAGTILFALGWTHHSNGAQTIRTACMVQLLLGNIGISGGGMNALRGHSNIQGLTDLGLLSSALPGYLTLPSEAEQDYEKYVETRALKPLRPNQLSYWSNYRKFHVSFMKSWWGDAATADNHWAYDYLPKLDKLYDMVQTIELMHNGEMNGYIVQGFNILGSAPDKHKTSEALAKLKFLVVMDPLAVETAEFWKPHGEFNVVDPGKIMTEVFRLPTTCFAEESGSLVSSSRVLQWHWQGVEPPGQARSDIDIMSALHLRMKTLYRTEGGVYPDPIVNLAWNYARPASPTPEELAMEFNGRVLASVPDPKDPTKLLLKKGEQLSGFAQLRDDGSTASGCWIFSGCWTQAGNQMARRDNSDPSGSGNTLNWAWAWPANRRILYNRASCDAHGKPLDPSRPVISWNGSSWGGMDTPDFKADEPPENGMGAFIMLAEGVARFFARGAYNEGPFPEHYEPFETPLGYNPMHPKNPLATSNPAARVFPGDRARLGTAAEYPHVATTYRLTEHFGFWTKHARLNAIVQPEQFVEIGEELGKEIGVAHGERVKVSSKRGQIVAKAVVTKRIKALQVDGKRVHTVGLPTHWGFTGLTKPGYLVNTLSPVTADANTQTPEYKSFLVKVEKA, via the coding sequence ATGATGCAGATGTCACGCCGCCAATTCCTGGGGGTTACTGGCGCGACCATCGCCGGCTCCAGCCTCGCGATGCTCGGCTTCATGCCGGCGACAGCCTTGGCCGAAGTCCGGCAATACAAGCTGAGCCGCGCCACGGAAACACGCAATACCTGTCCTTACTGTTCAGTCGGCTGCGGCTTGCTGATGTACGGCCTCGGCGACCATGCAAAAAACGCCATCCCCAGCATCATCCACATCGAGGGCGACCCGGATCATCCGGTCAACCGCGGCACGCTGTGCCCGAAAGGCGCCAGCCTGATCGATTTCATCCACAGTCCGAACCGCCTGCTGGTGCCGGAATACCGCGCGCCCGGCGCCAGCGACTGGCAGAAAATGTCCTGGCCGGACGCGCTGGACCGCATCGCCCGGCTGATGAAAGCCGATCGCGATGCGCACTTCGTCCAGAAAACGGCGGACGGCAAGACCGTCAACCGATGGCTTTCCACCGGCATGCTGGCCGCTTCGGCCGCCAGCAATGAAGCCGGTTACCTGACCCACAAGGTGGCGCGCAGCATGGGCATGCTGGCCTTCGACAACCAGGCCCGGGTCTGCCACGCGCCGACGGTGGCCGCGCTGATGCCGTCGTTCGGCCGCGGCGCGATGACCAACCACTGGGTCGACATCAAGAACGCCGACGTGATCCTGTCGATGGGCGGCAACGCGGCCGAGGCCCATCCCTGCGGCTTCAAGTGGGTGGTCGAGGCCAAGGCGCACAACAAGGCCAGGCTGATCGTGGTCGACCCGCGCTTTACCCGCACCGCCTCGGTGGCCGACTACTATGTCGCCACCCGCACCGGCACCGACATCGTGTTCCTCGGCGCGGTCATCAACCACTTGCTGACCACCGACCAGATCAACCACGACTACGTGCACGCCAATACCGACATGTCGTTCATCGTGCGCGAGGACTTCGGCTTCGAGGACGGCCTGTATTCGGGCTACGACAAGGAGAAAGGCCGCTATACCGACAAGATCAGCTGGGACTACGAAATCGGCGCCGACGGCTACGCCAAGGTCGACCCCACGCTGCAGCACCCGCGCTGCGTGTACCAGCTGATGAAAAAACACTATGCGCGCTATACACTGGAGATGGTGGAACGCACTTGCGGCGTGCCGCGCGAAAAATTCCTGAAAGTGGCCGACACGCTGGCCACCACGGCCAAGCCGGGCCGCGCCGGCACCATCCTGTTCGCGCTCGGCTGGACCCACCATTCCAACGGCGCCCAGACCATCCGCACCGCCTGCATGGTGCAGCTGCTGCTGGGTAACATCGGCATTTCCGGCGGCGGCATGAACGCACTGCGCGGCCACTCGAACATCCAGGGCCTGACCGACCTGGGCCTGCTGTCGAGCGCCCTGCCGGGCTACCTGACGCTGCCCAGCGAGGCCGAGCAGGACTATGAAAAGTACGTCGAGACGCGGGCGCTGAAACCGCTGCGTCCGAACCAGCTCAGCTACTGGAGCAATTACCGCAAATTCCACGTCAGCTTCATGAAAAGCTGGTGGGGCGACGCCGCCACGGCCGACAACCACTGGGCCTACGACTACCTGCCCAAGCTGGACAAGCTGTACGACATGGTGCAAACCATCGAACTGATGCACAACGGCGAGATGAACGGCTACATCGTGCAGGGCTTTAACATCCTGGGCTCGGCGCCGGACAAGCACAAGACCAGCGAGGCGCTGGCCAAGCTCAAATTCCTGGTGGTGATGGACCCGCTGGCGGTGGAAACGGCCGAATTCTGGAAGCCGCACGGCGAATTCAACGTGGTCGATCCGGGCAAGATCATGACCGAGGTATTCCGCCTGCCGACCACCTGCTTCGCCGAAGAGAGCGGCTCGCTGGTCAGCTCGTCGCGCGTGCTGCAATGGCACTGGCAGGGCGTGGAACCGCCGGGCCAGGCGCGCAGCGACATCGACATCATGAGCGCGCTGCACCTGCGCATGAAGACCTTGTACCGGACCGAGGGCGGGGTCTATCCGGATCCGATCGTCAACCTGGCCTGGAACTATGCGCGCCCGGCGTCGCCCACGCCGGAAGAGCTGGCGATGGAGTTCAACGGCCGCGTGCTGGCCAGCGTGCCCGATCCCAAGGACCCTACCAAGCTGCTGCTGAAGAAAGGGGAACAATTGTCGGGCTTCGCCCAGCTGCGCGACGACGGCAGCACCGCCAGCGGCTGCTGGATTTTCTCCGGCTGCTGGACCCAGGCCGGCAACCAGATGGCGCGGCGCGACAACAGCGACCCTAGCGGCAGCGGCAATACGCTGAACTGGGCCTGGGCCTGGCCGGCCAACCGCCGCATCCTGTACAACCGCGCCTCCTGCGACGCGCACGGCAAGCCGCTCGACCCGAGCCGTCCCGTGATCAGCTGGAACGGCAGCAGCTGGGGCGGCATGGATACGCCCGACTTCAAGGCCGACGAACCGCCGGAAAACGGCATGGGCGCCTTCATCATGCTGGCCGAGGGCGTGGCGCGCTTCTTCGCGCGCGGCGCCTATAACGAGGGACCGTTCCCGGAGCACTACGAACCGTTTGAAACGCCGCTGGGCTACAACCCGATGCATCCGAAGAATCCGCTCGCCACCAGCAACCCGGCGGCGCGCGTGTTCCCCGGCGACCGCGCCCGCCTCGGCACCGCGGCCGAGTACCCGCATGTGGCTACCACTTACCGGCTCACCGAGCACTTCGGCTTCTGGACCAAGCATGCGCGGCTCAACGCCATCGTCCAGCCGGAACAGTTTGTCGAGATCGGCGAAGAACTGGGCAAGGAAATCGGCGTGGCGCACGGCGAGCGGGTCAAGGTCAGCTCGAAGCGCGGCCAGATCGTCGCCAAGGCGGTGGTCACCAAGCGCATCAAGGCGCTGCAGGTCGACGGCAAACGCGTGCACACGGTCGGCCTGCCGACCCACTGGGGCTTCACCGGCCTGACCAAGCCGGGATATCTGGTCAACACCCTGTCGCCGGTAACGGCCGACGCCAACACCCAGACGCCGGAGTACAAGTCGTTCCTGGTCAAAGTGGAAAAGGCCTGA
- a CDS encoding formate dehydrogenase subunit gamma, which produces MSTSSHDKDGNPLIQRYTPNERSNHWVTAICFILLAVSGLAMFHPATAWLAMFLGGGQWTRILHPFIGLVMFVSFALLALRFWHHNHIDKADVQWLKQIGDVLNNREDKLPKIGMYNAGQKLLFFALIGCMSGLLLSGIVIWRAYFAFYFPIDVVRFALLLHAFCAFVLICAIVVHIYAAFWVKGSIGAMVRGTVTYGWARKHHPRWFEQVVRKSRQHDK; this is translated from the coding sequence ATGAGCACATCCAGCCACGACAAGGACGGCAACCCGCTGATCCAGCGCTACACGCCGAATGAGCGCAGCAATCACTGGGTCACCGCCATCTGCTTCATCCTGCTGGCGGTCTCCGGCCTGGCCATGTTCCACCCGGCGACCGCCTGGCTGGCGATGTTCCTCGGCGGCGGCCAGTGGACGCGCATCCTGCATCCCTTCATCGGACTGGTGATGTTCGTCTCGTTCGCCCTGCTGGCGCTGCGCTTCTGGCATCACAACCACATCGACAAGGCCGACGTGCAGTGGCTGAAGCAGATCGGCGACGTGCTCAACAACCGCGAAGACAAGCTGCCGAAGATCGGCATGTACAACGCCGGCCAGAAGCTGCTGTTCTTTGCGCTGATCGGCTGCATGAGCGGCCTGCTGTTGTCGGGCATCGTGATCTGGCGCGCCTACTTCGCGTTCTATTTCCCGATCGACGTGGTGCGCTTCGCCCTGCTGCTGCATGCCTTCTGCGCGTTCGTGCTGATTTGTGCCATCGTGGTGCACATCTACGCCGCGTTCTGGGTCAAGGGTTCGATCGGCGCGATGGTGCGCGGCACGGTCACCTACGGATGGGCGCGCAAGCACCATCCGCGCTGGTTTGAACAAGTGGTCAGGAAGTCGCGCCAGCACGACAAGTAA
- the fdxH gene encoding formate dehydrogenase subunit beta, translating to MSLQSLDIKRLSATTVQPPMARTPVTGTVAKLIDVSKCIGCKACQTACMEWNDLRDEVGENVGVYDNPTDLTPQSWTVMRFSEVESNDGNLEWLIRKDGCMHCEDPGCLKACPSPGAIVQYTNGIVDFHQENCIGCGYCVAGCPFDVPRISKKDNRAYKCTLCSDRVAVGQEPACVKTCPTGAITFGTKEDMQEHAAERIEDLKSRGFENAGLYDPAGVGGTHVMYVLHHADKPTLYHGLRKNPKISPMVGVWKGLSKPLALAGIAATALAGWFHYSRVGPNEVSKAEEAEALAEAEQIREEQS from the coding sequence ATGTCATTACAATCACTTGATATCAAGCGCCTGTCGGCGACGACGGTGCAGCCGCCGATGGCGCGCACGCCGGTGACCGGCACGGTCGCCAAACTGATCGATGTATCGAAATGCATCGGCTGCAAGGCGTGCCAGACCGCCTGCATGGAATGGAACGACTTGCGCGACGAGGTCGGCGAAAACGTCGGCGTGTACGACAACCCGACCGACCTGACGCCGCAATCGTGGACGGTGATGCGGTTTTCCGAAGTGGAAAGCAACGACGGCAACCTGGAATGGCTGATCCGCAAGGACGGCTGCATGCACTGCGAAGATCCGGGCTGCCTGAAAGCCTGTCCTTCGCCGGGCGCCATCGTGCAGTACACCAACGGCATCGTCGATTTTCACCAGGAAAACTGCATCGGCTGCGGCTACTGCGTGGCCGGCTGTCCGTTCGACGTGCCGCGCATCTCGAAAAAGGACAACCGCGCCTACAAGTGCACGCTGTGCTCGGACCGCGTGGCGGTCGGCCAGGAACCGGCGTGCGTCAAGACTTGCCCGACCGGCGCCATCACCTTCGGCACCAAGGAAGACATGCAGGAGCACGCGGCCGAGCGCATCGAAGACTTGAAGTCGCGCGGTTTCGAGAATGCCGGCCTGTACGATCCGGCCGGTGTCGGCGGCACCCATGTGATGTACGTGCTGCACCACGCCGACAAGCCGACGCTGTACCACGGCTTGCGCAAGAACCCGAAGATCAGCCCGATGGTCGGCGTCTGGAAAGGCTTGAGCAAGCCGCTGGCGCTGGCCGGCATCGCCGCCACGGCGCTGGCGGGCTGGTTCCATTACTCGCGCGTGGGACCGAATGAAGTCAGCAAGGCGGAGGAAGCCGAAGCGCTGGCCGAGGCCGAACAGATCAGGGAGGAACAATCATGA
- the selA gene encoding L-seryl-tRNA(Sec) selenium transferase yields MAGNGRRMSATQTVRLPSIDRILGDAACQPLIAQYGRSQTLAAARALLAELRGAMLGGATVAGAAIDELSAELGRRLARQVRSQLRPVFNLSGTVLHTNLGRALLPDSAVQAVVEALQWPMNLEFDLDTGKRGDRDDLVEQLLRDLTGAEAATVVNNNAAAVLLLLSTLAPGREVIVSRGELVEIGGAFRIPDIMTRAGALLREVGSTNRTHLADYANAAGPDTALMMKVHCSNYAITGFTKSVELDQLVPLARQHGIPTAVDLGSGTLVDLAQYGLPHETTVRETIEAGADLVTFSGDKLLGGPQCGVIVGRTDLIARIKRNPLKRALRVGKLTLAALEPVLQLYRAPDLLADRLTTLRLLTRPAGVMQRQALEILPLLQRVVGENYRVTAEPMTSQIGSGALPVDQLPSYGLALRCAPGVRISNALGLLEQRLRGLPHPVIGRIHQDALWLDLRCLEAGHQPVFMEQLEQLIT; encoded by the coding sequence GTGGCTGGGAACGGACGGCGCATGAGCGCTACGCAAACCGTGCGCCTGCCGTCGATCGACCGCATCCTCGGCGATGCGGCCTGCCAGCCGCTGATTGCCCAGTACGGCCGCAGCCAGACGCTGGCCGCGGCGCGCGCGTTATTGGCGGAACTGCGCGGTGCCATGCTGGGCGGCGCCACCGTGGCTGGCGCCGCGATCGATGAGTTAAGCGCGGAACTGGGGCGGCGCCTGGCGCGGCAAGTCCGCTCGCAACTGCGCCCGGTATTCAACCTGAGCGGCACCGTGCTGCACACGAATCTGGGACGCGCGCTGCTGCCCGACAGCGCGGTGCAGGCGGTGGTCGAAGCGCTGCAGTGGCCGATGAACCTGGAATTCGACCTCGACACCGGCAAGCGCGGCGACCGCGACGACCTGGTCGAGCAATTGCTGCGCGACCTGACCGGCGCCGAAGCGGCCACCGTGGTCAACAATAACGCCGCCGCCGTGCTGCTGCTGTTGTCGACGCTGGCGCCGGGCCGCGAAGTGATCGTCTCGCGCGGCGAGCTGGTCGAAATCGGCGGCGCCTTCCGCATCCCCGACATCATGACCCGCGCCGGCGCGCTGCTGCGCGAAGTGGGCAGCACCAACCGCACCCACCTGGCCGATTACGCCAACGCGGCCGGTCCCGACACCGCGCTGATGATGAAGGTCCATTGCAGTAATTATGCGATCACCGGTTTCACCAAGAGCGTCGAGCTGGACCAGTTGGTGCCGCTGGCGCGCCAGCACGGCATCCCGACCGCCGTCGACCTGGGCAGCGGCACGCTGGTCGACCTGGCCCAGTACGGCTTGCCGCACGAAACCACGGTGCGCGAAACCATCGAGGCCGGCGCCGACCTGGTCACCTTCAGCGGCGACAAGCTGCTGGGCGGCCCGCAATGCGGCGTCATCGTCGGCCGGACCGACCTGATCGCCAGGATCAAGCGCAATCCGTTAAAACGCGCATTAAGGGTCGGCAAGCTGACGCTGGCGGCGCTGGAACCGGTGCTGCAACTGTACCGCGCGCCCGACTTGCTGGCCGACCGCCTGACCACCTTGCGGCTGCTGACCCGGCCCGCCGGCGTCATGCAGCGCCAGGCGCTGGAAATCCTGCCGCTGTTGCAGCGAGTCGTTGGCGAGAACTATCGGGTGACGGCCGAGCCGATGACAAGCCAGATCGGCAGCGGCGCCTTGCCGGTCGATCAATTGCCGAGCTACGGGCTGGCGCTGCGTTGCGCGCCGGGCGTCCGTATCAGCAATGCGCTGGGCTTGCTGGAACAGCGGCTGCGCGGCTTGCCGCATCCGGTGATCGGCCGCATCCACCAGGATGCGCTGTGGCTGGACTTGCGCTGCCTGGAAGCGGGACACCAGCCTGTGTTCATGGAGCAACTGGAGCAACTGATTACATGA
- the selB gene encoding selenocysteine-specific translation elongation factor, with the protein MIVGTAGHIDHGKTTLTRALTGVHTDRLKEEQARGISIELGYAYLPLADGTVLGVIDVPGHEKFIRTMAAGVTGIDFALLVVAADDGVMPQTREHLAILRLLGVVRGAVALTKIDRVDGERAAQVELDIRALLADTALAGAPVFGVAATRDGDPGVAALLAHLSRQARDLPRRDERRLFRLGVDRVFTLPGQGTIVTGTALAGRVKVGDTLQLAPGGQTSRVRSIHAQNRAADSGLAGQRLALNLGGIAREDIERGNWMVAPALAACSERIDAELTLLPDCGLTLKPWSPLHVHLGAAHQVARVVMLDGEQLAPGQRGRVQLVFDTPLHAVPGDRFVVRNPQATLTVGGGLVLDPFGPARKRRSPARHAWLDALAAFIAHDDYAALLALSPSGLRLSLLLRLSQLPAEHIALPPDTRKIGLRGDDTLLLSPASFEVLGQRIVQALDGFHQRAPDEAGPELWRLKRIVDSDMEDALWSALVADLLERGDLRQRGASLHLPSHSVELRPEEQAVAGRLLAALEQGAFDPPWVRDLGRQFALEEGETRRLLRKLAKAGQVSQIVPDLFYHPAALARLAQLVASLAAGAEQAGAQPGAGAVGAAAFRDACGLGRKRAIQVLEFFDRVGYTRRVGNGHLLRPHAAWSYRAA; encoded by the coding sequence ATGATCGTTGGCACCGCAGGCCATATCGACCATGGCAAGACCACGCTGACGCGCGCCTTGACCGGCGTCCACACCGACCGCCTGAAGGAAGAACAGGCGCGCGGCATTTCCATCGAACTGGGCTATGCCTATCTGCCGCTGGCCGATGGCACGGTGCTGGGCGTGATCGACGTGCCGGGCCATGAAAAATTCATCCGCACCATGGCCGCCGGCGTCACCGGCATCGACTTCGCCTTGCTGGTGGTGGCGGCCGACGACGGCGTGATGCCGCAAACCCGCGAACACCTGGCCATCCTGCGCCTGCTGGGCGTGGTTCGCGGCGCGGTGGCGCTGACCAAGATCGACCGCGTCGACGGCGAGCGGGCGGCCCAGGTCGAACTCGACATCCGGGCCCTGCTGGCCGATACCGCGCTGGCCGGCGCGCCGGTATTTGGCGTCGCCGCCACGCGCGACGGCGATCCCGGCGTGGCCGCCTTGCTGGCCCATTTGTCGCGGCAGGCGCGCGACTTGCCGCGGCGCGACGAGCGGCGTTTGTTCCGGCTCGGCGTCGACCGCGTGTTTACGCTGCCGGGGCAGGGCACCATCGTCACCGGCACCGCGCTGGCCGGGCGGGTCAAGGTCGGCGATACGCTGCAACTGGCGCCGGGCGGACAAACGTCGCGGGTGCGCAGCATCCACGCGCAAAACCGCGCCGCCGACAGCGGTCTGGCCGGCCAGCGCCTGGCGCTGAACCTGGGCGGCATCGCCCGCGAAGATATCGAACGCGGCAACTGGATGGTCGCGCCGGCGCTGGCCGCGTGTTCCGAACGGATCGACGCCGAACTGACGCTGCTGCCCGATTGCGGCCTGACGTTGAAACCCTGGTCGCCGCTGCATGTGCACCTGGGCGCGGCGCACCAGGTGGCGCGGGTGGTGATGCTGGACGGTGAACAACTGGCGCCGGGCCAGCGCGGCCGCGTGCAACTGGTATTCGACACGCCGCTGCACGCGGTGCCGGGCGACCGTTTCGTGGTGCGCAATCCGCAAGCGACGCTGACGGTCGGCGGCGGGCTGGTGCTGGACCCGTTCGGCCCGGCCCGCAAGCGGCGCAGTCCGGCGCGCCATGCGTGGCTGGATGCATTGGCCGCGTTTATCGCGCACGATGACTATGCGGCGCTGCTGGCGCTCAGCCCGTCGGGCCTGCGCCTGTCGCTGCTCCTGCGCCTGTCGCAACTGCCGGCCGAGCACATCGCGCTGCCGCCGGACACCCGCAAGATCGGCTTGCGCGGCGACGATACGCTGCTGCTGTCGCCAGCATCGTTCGAGGTTCTTGGCCAGCGCATCGTGCAGGCGCTGGACGGCTTTCACCAGCGCGCGCCGGATGAAGCGGGGCCGGAATTGTGGCGCTTGAAACGCATTGTCGACAGCGATATGGAAGACGCGCTGTGGAGCGCCTTGGTGGCCGACCTGCTGGAGCGCGGCGACTTGCGCCAGCGCGGCGCCAGCCTGCATTTGCCGAGTCACAGCGTCGAGCTGCGGCCGGAAGAGCAAGCCGTCGCCGGCCGCTTGCTGGCCGCGCTGGAGCAGGGCGCTTTCGATCCGCCGTGGGTGCGCGACCTGGGCCGCCAGTTTGCGCTGGAAGAGGGCGAAACCCGGCGCTTGCTGCGCAAATTGGCCAAGGCCGGCCAGGTCAGTCAAATCGTGCCCGACCTGTTTTACCATCCGGCCGCGCTGGCCAGGCTGGCGCAACTGGTCGCCAGCCTGGCCGCCGGCGCCGAGCAAGCCGGAGCGCAGCCCGGCGCCGGTGCGGTGGGCGCGGCCGCGTTCCGCGACGCCTGCGGATTGGGGCGCAAGCGGGCGATACAGGTTTTGGAATTTTTCGACCGGGTCGGTTATACTCGCCGTGTCGGCAACGGGCATTTATTGCGCCCGCATGCCGCGTGGTCTTATCGCGCCGCCTGA
- the fdhE gene encoding formate dehydrogenase accessory protein FdhE has product MVQRILQPGEIEGLDHNAIPRLLLPQPGSLFSARAQRLRQLAQGEVAGIPVEASLQGYLLLMAQLAEAQAGVVASLTPDAIPPADAEALSRAARHRMPVLPVSDERAPVWRDILRQILDRLESAAAAQPPLAAVLADLRAQDDRALEAAADAVVAQDAGQVNPLQAPFIAAALQILWSVRASGLRANRVPELDTGTLCPVCGSHPVASVIRIGGQSQGYRYLHCGICESEWHMVRVKCSTCEQNAHIAYQGLDAADAAPFDPSEEVRSKSGNKANDPKKVARAETCEDCHTYRKVFNQEHDLHVEAVADDLASLMLDLLVGEAGYQRASGNPLLWLGTDGA; this is encoded by the coding sequence TTGGTACAACGAATTCTTCAGCCAGGCGAAATTGAAGGACTGGACCACAACGCGATTCCGCGCCTGCTGCTGCCGCAGCCCGGCAGCCTGTTCAGCGCGCGCGCCCAACGGCTGCGCCAGCTGGCGCAAGGCGAAGTGGCCGGCATCCCGGTCGAAGCCAGCCTGCAAGGTTATCTGCTGCTGATGGCGCAATTGGCCGAGGCGCAAGCCGGGGTGGTGGCGTCCCTGACTCCTGATGCGATACCCCCGGCCGACGCCGAAGCGCTGTCGCGCGCGGCCAGGCACCGCATGCCGGTGCTGCCGGTCAGCGACGAACGCGCGCCGGTATGGCGCGACATCCTGCGCCAGATCCTCGACCGGCTCGAAAGCGCCGCCGCCGCTCAGCCGCCGCTGGCGGCCGTGCTGGCCGATTTGCGCGCGCAGGACGACAGGGCGCTGGAAGCGGCGGCCGACGCGGTCGTCGCGCAGGACGCCGGACAAGTCAATCCGCTGCAAGCGCCATTCATCGCCGCCGCGCTGCAAATCCTGTGGTCGGTGCGCGCCAGCGGCTTGCGCGCCAATCGCGTGCCGGAACTCGACACCGGCACGCTGTGCCCGGTATGCGGTTCGCACCCGGTGGCCAGCGTGATCCGCATCGGCGGCCAGTCGCAAGGCTACCGCTACCTGCATTGCGGCATCTGCGAAAGCGAATGGCATATGGTGCGGGTCAAATGCTCGACCTGCGAACAAAATGCCCATATCGCCTACCAGGGCCTGGATGCGGCCGACGCGGCGCCGTTCGACCCGTCCGAGGAAGTCAGGAGCAAGTCCGGCAACAAGGCCAACGACCCGAAAAAGGTGGCCCGCGCCGAAACCTGCGAAGACTGTCATACCTACCGCAAGGTATTCAACCAGGAGCACGACTTGCATGTCGAAGCGGTGGCCGACGACCTGGCCAGCCTGATGCTCGACTTGCTGGTCGGCGAAGCCGGTTACCAGCGCGCCAGCGGCAATCCCTTGCTGTGGCTGGGAACGGACGGCGCATGA
- the fdxH gene encoding formate dehydrogenase subunit beta, translated as MSMQSLDIRRLSATTVQPPQARTPVTGTVAKLIDVSKCIGCKACQTACMEWNDLRDEVGENHGTYDNPTDLTPQSWTVMRFSEVESNDGNLEWLIRKDGCMHCEDPGCLKACPAPGAIVQYTNGIVDFHQENCIGCGYCVAGCPFDVPRISKKDDRAYKCTLCSDRVAVGQEPACVKTCPTGAIVFGTKEDMQEHAAERIEDLKSRGFENAGLYDPAGVGGTHVMYVLHHADKPTLYHGLRKNPKISPLVGLWKGAAKPLAVAGMAVAALAGLFHYTRIGPNEVSRDEEREALEEARRIKEDQHEAR; from the coding sequence ATGTCTATGCAATCATTGGATATCCGGCGTTTGTCGGCCACCACGGTGCAGCCGCCGCAAGCGCGCACCCCGGTGACCGGCACGGTCGCCAAGCTGATCGATGTGTCGAAATGCATCGGCTGCAAGGCGTGCCAGACCGCCTGTATGGAATGGAACGACTTGCGCGATGAAGTGGGCGAGAACCACGGCACCTACGACAACCCGACCGACCTGACGCCGCAATCGTGGACCGTGATGCGGTTTTCTGAAGTGGAAAGCAACGACGGCAACCTGGAGTGGCTGATCCGCAAGGACGGCTGCATGCACTGCGAAGACCCGGGCTGCCTGAAAGCCTGTCCGGCGCCGGGCGCCATCGTGCAATACACCAACGGCATCGTGGATTTCCATCAGGAAAACTGCATCGGCTGCGGCTACTGCGTGGCCGGGTGTCCGTTCGACGTGCCGCGCATCTCGAAAAAGGACGACCGCGCCTACAAGTGCACCTTGTGCTCGGACCGCGTGGCGGTCGGCCAGGAACCGGCGTGCGTCAAGACTTGCCCGACCGGCGCGATTGTGTTCGGCACCAAGGAAGACATGCAGGAGCACGCGGCCGAGCGCATCGAAGACTTGAAGTCGCGCGGGTTCGAGAATGCCGGCCTGTACGATCCGGCCGGCGTCGGCGGCACGCATGTGATGTATGTGCTGCACCACGCCGACAAGCCGACGCTGTACCACGGCCTGCGCAAGAACCCCAAGATCAGTCCGCTGGTCGGCTTGTGGAAGGGCGCCGCCAAACCGCTGGCGGTGGCCGGCATGGCGGTGGCGGCGCTGGCCGGGCTGTTCCACTATACCCGCATCGGGCCGAACGAAGTGAGCAGGGATGAGGAGCGCGAAGCGTTGGAAGAGGCGCGGCGCATCAAGGAGGATCAACATGAAGCACGGTAA
- a CDS encoding formate dehydrogenase subunit gamma: MKHGNDKLRDKDGNPLIERYNPNERSNHWVTAIAFVLLALSGLAMFHPSMAWLALLFGGGQWTRILHPFAGLVMFVSFALLVVRFWHHNKFEEGDTQWLKQIGDVLNNREEKLPKIGRYNAGQKLLFFTLLFCMAGLFLSGIVIWRAYFAFYFPIDVVRAAALLHAFCAFVLIVSIIVHIYAALWIKGSIGAMVRGTVTYGWARKHHPRWFEEEARK; the protein is encoded by the coding sequence ATGAAGCACGGTAACGACAAGCTGCGCGACAAGGATGGCAATCCCCTCATCGAGCGCTACAACCCGAACGAGCGCAGCAACCACTGGGTGACCGCGATCGCCTTCGTGCTGCTGGCCTTGTCCGGGCTGGCCATGTTCCATCCATCGATGGCGTGGCTGGCGCTGCTGTTCGGCGGCGGCCAGTGGACCCGCATCCTGCACCCGTTCGCCGGGCTGGTGATGTTCGTCTCGTTCGCCTTGCTGGTCGTGCGCTTCTGGCACCACAACAAGTTCGAAGAGGGCGACACCCAGTGGCTGAAACAGATCGGCGACGTGCTCAACAACCGTGAAGAAAAGCTGCCGAAGATCGGCCGTTACAACGCCGGCCAGAAGCTGCTGTTCTTTACGTTGCTGTTTTGCATGGCCGGACTGTTTTTGTCGGGCATCGTCATCTGGCGCGCGTATTTCGCTTTCTATTTCCCGATCGACGTGGTGCGCGCGGCGGCCTTGCTGCACGCCTTCTGCGCCTTCGTGCTGATTGTCTCCATCATCGTGCATATCTATGCCGCGCTGTGGATCAAGGGCTCGATCGGTGCGATGGTGCGCGGCACCGTCACTTACGGCTGGGCCCGCAAGCATCACCCGCGCTGGTTCGAGGAAGAGGCGCGCAAATAA